The Oreochromis aureus strain Israel breed Guangdong linkage group 16, ZZ_aureus, whole genome shotgun sequence genome includes the window TCCGGGCTTGGTGGAGGACTTTCACATGCCCGACTTCTTTGAACCTGAGCAGTTCTTCTCCAGCGTGTTCCGCATCAGCTCCTGCGGTCTGCAGCTGTGGACACACTATGATGTGAGTTTCAGAGGCAGCTGTTGCAGGACTGTCTGTGTATTTTTCTAAACATGCACGGTCCTTTCTTCTTGGTTTTTTGCACTTTGGTTTCTTTAGGTGATGGACAACCTGCTGGCTCAGGTGACTGGGACAAAGAGAGTGGTCCTCTACAGCCCCCAGGATGCTTTGCACCTCTACCTGTCAGGTTAgtggctgtaaaaacaaaacaaaacaggacttCCTGTTAGTTTTAATGCTGAAAAAGTACCGCATCTACTGTGTCCACtcacagtaaagagacagttaGCACCAAAATCACATGAAGAGATTTTCCAGATGATTCTGCTACGAGTTGCCGGTTTTTTGGAGATATCTGCAGGATCTTCTCACATTAGAAGAACAAGTACCTACTGGTTTAGCGTTTAGGTTGCTAAATGTTGGTTTTTGAAGATGCAGGCTAAAGTTATCCACCAACAAGCATGAGCTTGGTTAGCAGCGTGTTTATCATTGTTTCCCATTAGGCGATAAGTCAGAGGTTTTGGACATTGACGTCCCCGATCTGAAGCGGTTTCCTGAGTTTGTGAAAGCAAAGAGATACGAGTGCGTGCTGGAGCCCGGAGATCTGCTTTTCATCCCCGGTAGGTGGAGTGCTTCATTCCTCCTACAGCCAAACATGAAACACGACTGAACCCAGTGTCCTTGTTTTCCACAGCTCTATGGTTCCACAACACACTCGCTCTGGAGTTTGGAGTGGGCGTTAATGTCTTCTGGCGCCATCTACCTGCAGACAGCTACGACAAGAAGGACCCGTACGGTAACAAAGACCCTGTGGCTGCAACGCGAGCGCTTCAGGCCCTGGAGAGGGTGCTTCACACTCTGGATGAACTGCCAGCAGAGTATCGGGACTTCTACGGGCGGCGCATGATTCAGCGCATTCAGAAGAGGACGTACTGCGATAGGAAAATAGACGCGGAGCAGAACTCTGAgactacattacccagcagtcCATTTACTAAACCTGGATGAGTTCTGAGGCATGTGAAGTATCCAGTAAAGCAGCACTGCTTTGCTCAGCATGGAGGTTGACTGTTGATAGTTTGACTGTGTGTTGTgtaaaaaaattgaaattgGAGCTGAAAAATCAGACCTTCCACAGAGGAAACATGGATGCAGCtcacctgttttttttcctttaataaagCTTAAAGACTGAATGGAAAGGGGTGTGGCCACTTCTGAATGGCGATTGACAGCTTGACCATGTTTGTGGTGATACATGAAGAGAGAtaaaatactgtgcaaaagtcttgagccaactcttatattttgcttctaagcagtcagactttcttgtaaatTTTTAAAGTGGGTGTGAACAATGATCCTCCAGCTCTCTAAAGGTGCGTCTAAGGGTTTTgcttggacattggctgctttttcactcattgtcAGTCCAGTCCTAGTGCCTGACCCTTTCCATTATTACCCTTTGGTTGTAAAACGGCTGATGAGGTATTGTTGTCAACCTGCCGGGCAGACAAGCGGACACCCAAGTTTGCGAATGCGATAATGTGAGAACCAAATGACGTACAAACCTCAAAGTGACACCATAGGTGCAGCTACTAAAAAATCTCAGACAAATTCGAATCCAAGTGACCTcaacctcaaggtcagaggttttctgaaaatcataACTTTAGAAAAAGGTGTTGTATTAATCTCCTACAAGGCTGAGGGGTAGAACTAGTGGCCGCCAGTACTTTTGAATTATTTGTTATTTAGGACAATTAATGCTAGGCACCTAGCTCAAGAAATTAACCGGTATTGTGTCAACAGCAAGTTGTATTTTATCTTTAGGTACTCTTTTACTCGCAGTCTGTCACAAAACATGCCAAAGACAACAGGTTAACAGAAAACTTGTGTTTTTGCACCGACAAGGTGATTCTCAagctattagccaaaaacttggcatatttcagtatggtgtgcagtgtgtccttacgAATTTGAAGAAACTTGGAcaaaagaagtggcaggcctaaaGACCTATatgcagcagatgaacagtatctgaaagtcatgtttttAAGAAACAGGGACAGATCTAGCAAACACCTGACACAGGACATGAGAGATGCAGCTGGACcttcagctgatcagctgaagGTCCAGTGTTTCCACTGAAGCCTGGTCAGAAATGCTCTCTGTGGACGGGTCGCTGTTAAGAAGCCATTCTGAAGGAatataaaacatggtggaggctctgttatGGTGTGAAGCTGaatttcagtcagtggtgttggagatgtCAAAACTGATGGACCTAACAAGGAAAAGTACAGTCAGATTTTGATGCAACGTTCAGTACCATCTGACAAGCCTGTGATTGACAAccgcttcatttttcagcatgacaatgattcCAAACATGCTACCAGTGCATTAAAAGCACATCTAAAtagaaaaacagcaaatgattcagtttgaatttttttattgcacaaaggTTACAGTTCTTTGCTTCCTTACAAACAGTTTAAAGCTCTGTAAACAGTGAAGCAGCATCTCCCCAGTGTGCTCTGTATCTCCTGCTAACACCGCTTTGTGAGTCCCTGTCGTCACATTTCGTCAGTAAGTCTCAGCGTTTACGTGAGTGCACAAGAGCCAACCAGTGACCGACTACGTGAAGCAGGAAGAAGCTCCGAGATACGATTGTTTCCCAGAAGGAGACGGATACACGCTGTGGGCAAAAACTTTCAGTAAACTGCTGGCTACGTGAAAAACTCCAAAAAtgttctgactgatcagatcaCATTCGAGGTGCTACAAAAACCATCTTGCATAGTTGACAAAACACCCAGACTTTAACCTCAGTTTAAAACTAGTTTGGCTTTggatgcaaaaagaaaaagaaaaacaacaacacaaagctgAAGGTAACAGTCTGAGCCGTGGCTAACGGCGCCGTGCACCGTCCTGAATTTCTCTTCCCTCCGTTTGAGTTAGGAGACGAAACATCTCGgtgaagagcagcagagagTTGGGGGAGGAAGCGCAACATTTTGTGGGCCCGGTTCTGGTTCAGCCACAGTCACAATGAAAGTACATGAACGGGCGCACCCCTCAGTTCCTTCATGTACTTTCTGGGTGTGTGCACGATGCTATGAAAAACACTCATcggacagaaaacaaagaaatggcaCATGGCTTGTTGGTGTTCTCTATTCTGTGGATAActatgtgtgatttttttgtgttttattaagGTTGTTATTAGGCAGCTGAAAGAGAAAGCCGGATGATTCCCTTTTTAAGCCAGTTTTTGGTTAAAATCAcgatgaagctgctgcagttgGTGCTATGGAGTCTGCGCCATGCCGCGGCTGGACTTCATCTTCTCCAGTCTTTTAGAAAGGTGGCTGTTGTTGGACTCGAGCTCCTCGATCTTGTCCAGTGCCGACCGCAGCTGTTGGATTGAGCAGGAGGAAAGAGAACAGATTATCTTTTGAATTCGAGCCGGAGCCTCTTAGATTATCCAGCTTCTAATTCTGGGGTGAGAAAACGATACTCTACCTCTCTCTGGAGTTTGCGTTTCTCGGCCTTCAGGTCGTCCTCAATTTTTTCAGCGTTCTCAGCAGCAGACTTGTAGCGTGTCACCTGACCCTCAAGTCTGGTCACCTGCATAGCAAAGAAAAGCCATGATTTAAAGCTAAGCATTTAAGTCTTTAAAGGTGCTTAAgcaagcattttattttgaaaatttaaaaactttgacaCTCCGTATTTGAAAAGCCAATTAAAATATGTTTGAGAGATAAGTCTGAAATGTTTTGACAAACAAGCTTTCATCAGTGTCACTTTTACTTCTAAGATCCAGCTAGCGCTAAGCAGCAGCCCCGGCTCGTTTCATCTTGTGTTTGTCAGACTGGTTAGTTCATCGTTTTACTGGTTCAGCTCCCTCTCCAGTGAGTTTTAAACTGCAGATGGTGAGCTTCAGCTCCCCAACAGGAACCCCACATACAGGTGGAGAATTTGTTTATCCAATGCTACATCTAGATGGGGAGCAGAATGAGGAGTTGGGGTCTGACCAGAGAACCAAAGACTCACAAAGAGCCATCTGACAGTGAGGGCCTCTAAACACAGACCTGCCCTGCATGCAGGGAGAGATAAATGAGCTAGCTGATTAGCAGTGACTGGAATTtctaaagaaaacacacacagcgtATTTAATGATTTTTATCTGCTTACATTTTGTTCTAACGCCGTCGCTTCTTGCTCTGCCTTCACGAGTTTGAACTTCAACTCGCTGATCTGCCTGTTGGAGTCTCCTGGAAGGaatttaaaaagagatttaaatttttttaaaatcataaacacaaacttaaaaaCTAGAAGGCTGTTTCTGATTTATTTGACTTACTCTGTAATTCCATTATGTTTGGATCGTTTCCATTTTCAATAATTTCAGCATCTGGGCTGATGTCTGTGCTGTTcttctcagttttctgttccaATTGAGCTTTTAGTTTCTTTACCTGTAATAGAGGCATCAAAAGACTCACCAGTCAAATCtgttaaaaacaattttaaaaagtacaaaacaaacaatgaatTTAAAAGAAGACACAGGAGGCACTGGTGCAACTGGAGAAGTAAAAGATTCATACAGATGTGTAAGACAgacttaaaatataaatctgctCACCTGCTCTATCATTTTCTCACGCTCATCCACCAGTTTCCTCAGACGAATCTCTGAAATTAAAGCacatattttagaaaaaaaaaaagagaaaagaatcgCAGCATATTTGCAACTTTCTAATAATTACAATGACTTTGTTCCAtcttaaaaaggaaaataaaatcacatACCAGGGGTGGGAGGACCCGGAGAGATGACAGGGAGGGGGCTGGGGTTGATGCATGCAACAGAGCAGGCATCCAATGAGGGCGTGATGGagcagtgtgtgagggatgGGAGGGGGGTGTTAGCATGCACAAACTGTGGAGAGGAGGGGTCAGTGCAAGAGCACACAGCTTCCTGGACTATAGTCACACTGCATGACAACACACAATGAGCTACAAAAATGATATTTAGGTGTAAATGTGAAGAATAAACATATCTAATTAAAAATATtgtcattaaaaaacatttatttagagCAACATTTCAAACAGGTAACAGCAGGGTGTTTATTAGCATTTCaaagttgtttttcatttagtgcaacaaaaaaagaaacgtaCATTAACATACATGTTCTGTGCAGAGTGTGTGAAAGCAAAAATGGCTTTAAACTAATTTAAACACTGACATGAGGGACAGAACATGTTCGAGCTCGTTATCTTAAGTCTTAATAACAATTAcccattaatatttatttttgttgtggaCTCATGACATAAGTAGATGACGGAAATTGCACCGAGATGCGATGATGCTGTAGCAGAACCGTTGGAGAGCAATATAATCAGAGATGTGTGACATGGTACAAGCAGcaaaataaatgtccatcaatATCTGAATGAATGTTACCTGTTATATCAAGTGCATCATAGCCTGTGTATAAGCCTACAGTTACCTTAACAGTTTAGATCTTCATCTttccacaaattgttttttttgtttgcacaaATGAGCTCAATGAAAAGAGATTAAGAAAATATACAAACTTACATCAATATTTATTTGGAAAGAATCAAAGTGCTTTGAGGTTTAAACCGCTTTCTAAACATCAGTAAAATAACAGTTAAGGCATGTTAAGCACATCTGTAGACTACGACATCTTACATTCCTCTTTGCCCTTTCCtttgcctttctttccactcttctTTGACTCCTTCCCTGACTGTGCTGCCCCTTTATTGCTGCCCGCTTGGTCTGCACTCTTTGGTAAATCTGCATCTTCATCCTGCACCGCATTCTTGACCACATCTATCCCTGCCTCTACTAATGAAGACACAGTCTGGTTAATGTTCTCTGCAACAGCTCCCGGCGCTCCAGCGCTCGAGACTTCCTCTGAAGCTTTGCCTGGCTGGTCTGCTTCACCGGCTTCTTCTTTATGTGCGTTTATCTCTTCTTCACACACATTTTCCAACTTTTCTGAGGTAGCTTCCTCATGAGCCACAGAGTTTTGGTCTTCTTGAGGCACCGTATCTGGGTCTTTATCTGCCTGGTTACCTCCATCACTGCCTTCAGCTGACTTGTTTTCATTTGACTCGGCATTACTTTGGCACAGCCCATTGTTGGTTTCATCTGCCGTTAATTCAACTCCCTCATCAATTTCTTCCTGCTCTGGATTTTGGCAACGACTCAATTCTTCAGCTGCTTCAATATCCATGTCATCAAAATCAAAAGACTGcccttcatcttcatcatcctcttcCCCTTCATTCTCCAACTGATTATTATTTTCAGATTGGTCTTTGTTGGATTCATGCGGTTGCTCAGCTGACAAGGATGACTCTTCCTCATGTTGATCATTTTTATGTTGTGGATCTTCCACGACAGCCAATTTCTGATCAGCTGAAGAACCAGTCTCAGTAGCTTCTTGTGGAGCCTGTGGCGTATCTAACATGACAGCAGCACTGATCTCTAGTTCTTCGTCCTGCACTACAGTCTCATTGCTTAAGGCTTCAGGGCTTTCTGTTGATGACGCACCATCACAACTGTTGCTTTTTTCATCTGGATTAACTAAATCTTTGGGTTCTTccagatttttgttttctaaattaTCACCATCCTGATGTGGAGATGTGACAATGGCAGGAGGGCACTCTTGTTCAGTCTCTGCTCTTGGCTCCCCATCAGCGGACTCCTCAGGACCGTCGCTGGTAACGTCGATGGGAGGGTCATCTGTACCAGAGTTTATAACTTCGGATGTCTCCGTGTCAGATGAACCTTTGACACCACTCGGGGAGTCTTCAGCAGACGGTGGCAGGATGAATATGTTGTCTTTACTCTCAGAAGCAGACTCCGAGTCATTGGCAGCAATGTCACCATTGGTTGGAACGTGTGATTCTCCTTCAGTGTTGCTGCTCGTTTCAGGGCTGTTTTTGGTGTTGTTAGATGTGCTGTCAGATTTCCTGTCGTCAGCAGACTCTGCTTTCTCTTCTGTTTGATCAGTATGGATGACATCACCATCAGCTGAGATACCGACCCTTTCAGGATCATCTACACTGGACGTACACTCTTTGTCAAGGCGATCAGTGCTCTCTGCACTGTTGGAGTTGAGTTCGACTGTACAGATGTTGGCCTCTGTGTCAGGATTTGTTGCTGTTTCCATTTCTGGTACTTTCTCGGTTTCAAAGGTTTCCTCGTGGTCTTGTTCATCTTTTTCAGAATCTGTTCTGGATTCTTCAAGAGTTTCAACACTTTTCAGTGCCTCTACTGATTCTACAGTCTCTGTTTCCAAAGTTTCTCCATcattctgttcttctgtaacgTGACCCACTATTGTTTCACTGGGAGTTTCACTGTTTTCAATACAGGCCACAGATTCCACTTCTTCTAATGTCTCTACTTCCAAAGTAGGTTTCTCCTCTTGATCAGCCTCTTTGGAATCTGTTTCTATTGATTCCTTGATGGTTTCCAAATGAGAAGAACTTTCAGTGGGTTCTTCTGTCTCTACTGCACTGTCAGTCTCTATGTCCAaagtttgttctttattctgtTCCTCTGTAACATCATCCACTATTACGCTGCTGAGAGTTTCTGTTTGACAAGGGTTTTCAGCAGGTGATACTTCTTCTGTTTCTTCTATCTTGTTGGTTTCTAGAGTTTGTTCGGTGTCTTGATCATCAATTTTGGAGTCTGTTTCAGTTTCCTCGAGAATTTCTGCATGAGACAAACTTTGAGTAGGTTCCTCTGCCTCTACTGTATCTGTGGCCTTTGTTTCTAAAGTTTGTTCCTGGTTCTGTTCATCCTTAACATGAGCCACTGTTACTTCTTTTTGGGCTTCACAAATGGCCTGAGTAGGTTCTACCATTTCTGCTTCTTCTACTGTGTTGGTTTCCAAAGTTTCTTCCTCATGGCACTCATTTGAAACAGTTTGTTCTTTACATTTACTGGATTCGATCGGCTCCACTGCATTGACTTCCTCAGTTTCTTGCTTTTCCTGCTCTTCCTTGACTTGATCCACCTTGGATTCCTTAAAGGTTTGATTGACAGAGCCATCGGCAGTAAGTTCTGCAGCAGATCCACCATTACTTCCTGCtggttctttgtcttttttcttttcattcgccgtttcatttttctgtttggtcTTATCATCTTGAGCCCctcctttctttttgcctctcttcttctttttcttctttttccctgAAGCAGGAGTACCCTGAGGCTGAGATTTACTGGGCGTTTCCTCTGCCTCATCGTTCTCTGCCTCTTCTGCATTTTCAGGCTCAGGTTGAGCTTCAATGTTTGAAGCAGTTGGAACGGATTCATCGGTTAAATTTTCTTTTGGAGCAACATCTGCAACTTTTTGTTGAGGACATAATTCAGTATTTGTTAAATGACTTTTCTCAACAGCTTCCTGTTTGCTGTCTTGCACCTCACTGGTGTCAACACTAACACTTTTGTCATCTGTCTCGACTACATTTGGACTACTCGTCTCTTTTAAACTAACCCCCTCAGACATTTCTCTTTCTGGAACATCAGGACTTGTTACAATCTCTTTCAGCTCAAAACTACTGGGTTCTGTAGTAGGAGAGTCACTGATTTCTGCATTTAAGTCCTCACTGAGACCATTTTCTCCAgtgttgtttttctctgcagGTAAGCAGGTCTGTTGTTCTTCTTGTGGCTGTTCTtcactggatgttttcagtgtggaAACATCAGCAGCATTACAGAGAAGATCAGAGCTCATATGATTCTCTTTGGCTTTCTCGTGCATTTCTTGTTGCTGCTCTGGAcccacttcttcctcttctctgcTACTTCTCAACTCAGTCTCCTCTGTGTTGCCTGGGAGATCATGAAGAGCATACGGTGATGGAAGGCCAAAAAAGTGTAGGCTTAAGACAAGACTTTCAACACTTCATCAGGAAGCGCATCAGCAGAAGTCAAGGTAAGGCAGAACACCTGGCTGATTCAAAGGCcagaaagagaagcagagtgccAAGATGACCAGGaagcacaagaaaaaaaaaaaaagcagaagaagaaaggcaGGAGGAAAATCAAAATAAGGCTGCTGATCCCGAGTACgtaagagaaaagaagaagggaATACTCCAACTGAATTTTCGCTACACACACCAGATGTTGACTTTTAAAAAGAGGATCATTCAATCCTCTCACTGTAGGATGCATCAGGATTTACACACCAACGCCACCCGCATTAGCAAAGTTAGTCGTGATTCAGCACTTATGTGTTTCTGGTGAAAGTGACTGAGGTGCAAGAGTTACATGAAAGCCAAGCATTAGTAATGGAAGATGATACAGAAAAAGCAAGTCTGTTAGTGGATGATATTTTAAAGGAAAAGCTTAGAGAGGTGATTCTCATTATGTTTCTAGTTGCTTCTCAGTCATATGTCAGCCTGTCTCCCACTACAGTCTGACTTCACGTTAGCCGATAATGTgcaaaactttgcagaagaagAGAAACGTGTTTACAGACTGGTACTAAATTATCCCTTTATAACAACTGAATGAAGGCTGAATTTCTTAAACTAACTAACTTGAACTTGGATTAAGGCTTAAAGTTTGCATTGTTAGGGGCGTGGCCACTCTCATCGATAGGGTGACGCAGACACATGCAGCTGTAGCTGCTAGGGCTTACCTCAGCTAATTCAGGTTACTAATAATAAAACTCATATGGCTTGGTGAGCCTTAAAATCCATCTAAGAAGTAAGCTCGTGCTCTAGTTTTTATAACTGAAATTCTAGTACTTCATCTAATATTCAACTTAGTACTAAACAGCAGGCCTCTGTGTGATGTTTTGTGCTAAGTTTCTAGTATTAGCTGATGACTTAGCAATCCAGTATCCTGAAGAAGTATGCCCCTTTTTAttgaaagataaaaaaaaggccaaacttaaacttaaaataaaatttctcAAGTTTGCTCCAGTCAAACTAGTGCACATCTTTTATAGTGTCCACAGACGGAGCATGCGCTCTGCCACAACTGTGTGGCACATGAATGTGTTTTAAATAGTTAATGGACAACAATGGAGATTTATgttatagagaaaaaaaaatatattgatgGTTAAtggttttagtctttttaaGGACTAAAGCTTCTGGACAGTGAGTAACTGATGAAGGCTCGATGTGTGAactagtttttcctttttaccaGAAAAATACAGAGGATCACCAAGCTTATCCTTTACAGATCAGTGCAAATCAGAGTCTAAGTGATATTTGACAGCATGACGCTGGGAACTGAAGAGTTCACTCCAAAATCTGGCTCAAAAAACTCTCAAAAACTTTCAAtagttaaaaaaacatattctATTTCATCGTTACTACCGTTTTGGAATGAGACTCTTGCATCAGTCGTACGCCGAGCCATGCagtgagaagaaagaaagttTTTAATTCCACAGTGGGTTTTACCGAGCATGCCGTTTCCCTCTGCTGGGGTCGTCTGCGAGTCCTGAGCTGGTTGGGAAGCAGGGTCTGCACTAGGGGACTCGTCAGCTTCTGCCACATCGACATCCCCATTGATGCTCAGATCAGGTCCCAACACTATTCCATGTTTCTGCAGTTAGAATAAATTGTTAGCATCGGAAAGCACCAGAACAGCAATTCCCAAACAACTAAAGCTtacagcgtttttcttttttttttttttttccacacactgAGTACCTTCAGAATATCTTTCAGCTTCACGACTTCTTCTCTGAGCTCATCGCGCTCAATTCGGATTGCATCTGTGTATTCTTTCTGCCGCTCTAAGGCCTGAGCAGAGCCACCCACCCAAAAGTGTTGCAGAGtgcaaaacaaagttaaaagtGTGCAAGAAGtgaaaacaagtaaaaacaGGCATTCAGGGTCATGCAAAGAAGATGCTGATTTCATGTCAGTAAGCTGAATATGATTAAATGAAAAACTGCTGGCTCCTTGGCCATACCCCAATTTTTTTATCCTTCCACTCCACCGTCTCCTGCAGATCAGTAATTTCTCTAACAAAACCCTCCTGTTTCAAACGCAGCTGACGGATCTCCTAAACAGCAGGAAAAGGAAAGCAAAGGTGTAAAAGTGAAGGAGAATGAAAGTAAAGCAGAGCAGGTATCAACTGTGcgggaaaagaaggaaaagttgTGAAAAGCACCCCAACATGCAGCCTCTCTGCGTGACACACTGAGTACAGgacagactttttttctttttaaatatggaAATCTGCAAAACGCTTCACACTCATAGTGAGTGGGGGATGGGGGGGTACTCACGTTTAGCAGCTCTTCACTTTGCTTTAGCGTCTCTTTCATTTCACTGAACTGGAACTGAAGCACACTGTGGGCATACTTCTCTCGCTCATATTCCTGTGGGGAGCAAGATTTTGTTTAACAGCCAAGTAACTGACAGAGGGCACAAAAACATTACAGCACAGCTGCTTTTGGGAATTTCAGCACCTTTATTGGATACCAATACTGACTTAATGAGCTGACAATACACATGTCTCATATGTCCTAATGCAACCTTATCAGCTCTGCTCTGGTGTAATAAAAAGCAATGAAGCTCACTTATGATTTCCTTGTCTGACTGTACAGCCTCACTTCTGTTTCAAACCTCTTTAAAACACTCGGTGCATTTAAGGGTTATATGAAGCTTGTTAGATGCTGGGTTGTCCAGGTGAAACCTTTGTACTGCTTCTTATTAGAAGTTAGGATGTCAGAGCCTTGTTTGATACATAGACTGTAGATAAAAGACGCCCCCCTGTGCCTGTACTTGGGATTTGCACTGATTCACTTTCCAGACGTGGAAGCTATGTAGATATTTTTTGGATATGCAGTCTAATTTTTTTGCAGGGATTCTCTGCATGTCTATTTTCAGACATGTCTGCTTTGGGGAAACTAAAACATTCAAACTGCGGCAGGTTTTGGTTCTAGATTTTCAGCTGATCCATGACATCCTTAATTTTGTGATGTTGTAGTTCTCTGCAGACTAAAGAGGTCTTCAGTAAAGATGGCTATGAAGCTGTGGAGGCCAGCTGATACTCTAAACAGAATTTATTGGCTTTGACAGGAGATGTCACACGAGCCAAGACACGCTAATGTacagaataaataatttttatgatccaacataaaaaaaatgacatactGTGCTTTTTCACTTTATATTAATGGCAGTTTTAAGGACAGTCTGTCGTACCTTGACTTTCTCCTCGTACTCTCGGCGTGACTCAGTTAGCAGCTCCTCAAGCTCCATGAGTGAGTCTTTGAGCGTGTCCACCTGGTACATCAGGTTGTTTTTCTCATTGTCCAGCTGAGCGTTCGACACCATGGCCTTACGATACTTCTCCTCCACTTCTGCTAGTGCATCCTGATGCATTGACAAAGGATAGAGGAATATCACAGTTGCTAGCTCCAACCGGTAACAGCAGGTGGCTGGCACACCCTTAACCTGGTTCTTCTTCCCCACCGTCGCCATGTGCTGTTCAGCGGGCACCATTATATATAtgtagtatttttattttatgtaacaCTCCATGAGATCGCTGTTGATGAATAAGCACTGTGCTAATAAAACTGCACTAATGAATTTAGATTAAAGTCTGAATTATGTACTTTCTGtaagtgaaaatgaaattaagcacacatgcatgcacacacatcaaaagaaagaaagaagaccACATGCAGATCACAGTTATAGCATGCAACAAACACTTTTGAGCCACATGAAAGGACTGCTATTAGAGTCCTTTCACTCCTACTCATTGAGGAAGAATTGAACACTCTCTCCACAGGTTATTGATCTGTATAACAGAAGCCTCAGAGGAAAGAATTTCAACCCAGTGTGCcataaaagcaaaaagaaaaccacaatAACCAGTTCAAGTCAGGGGAGACAAACCCGTTAGTTAACAGTATGGAAGGCTCTCAGGTTTATACCTTGACTTCTTTTAGGTTCTGAGTGTACTTGGCTTCCACTTCCTGAATTTGATCCTTCAGTTCGTGAATCTCCTGGTAaagagtgcagcagcagcagcagcagaggtgagcAGAGATGCACAGTGTGACAGCAGCAGTGAAGGTGAAGCAGAGAGTTTGGGGAACAGTTAACACTGTGAGAGGACAGCTTCGCAAAGACAACGAGAATGGTAAAAATATGGCACAGACTGACAAAACAGCTAGCCCGGTTGTTGTGTACAACAGTGGTCCCCAACCACCTGGCCATGgactggtaccggtccgtgagtcgtttggtactgggccacaagagttgaggctcgtgtgaaatttacagttttcagggtttttatggttatttttttttatcatttttatcgttaactccgtttccctgggtcttttcccttgtgttatgaataaatcttttttttggtaccggtactagttttattttgttgtatttatccacgacaccttaaaggtccgtgaaaatattgtcgga containing:
- the lrrfip1a gene encoding nuclear-pore anchor isoform X1, which codes for MGTQGTGRKRSTKKDKTTAEDDALNLIAREAEARLAAKRAARAEAREIRMKELERQQKEIFQVQKKYYGLNTKLDDRVDNKWGDIEQWMEDSERYSRPSRIHMLSDDDERMSVGSRGSARSDLDAVGAYGGGGSSSHKKSKKKKKHKHKDRDKNGCDDEYSVISDRSSRLSDESRVSRSRLDLTSSRLSDDSRLSRVSRSDLQLASYASSDLYSLNGLSSSRNPGSAFNGYQSSLYEDSLCSGSRRVVSASSHPLEYTSYRSSGSRASSRAGSARTSPVDNCSSVASFLRSSSSGLPRDLDDVTIPDFPDVSRFAPAGARGCDVEDRDYLEKGSRAASALTAGTLTSLGGSSSRRGSGETALTVDAESSIREIKEIHELKDQIQEVEAKYTQNLKEVKDALAEVEEKYRKAMVSNAQLDNEKNNLMYQVDTLKDSLMELEELLTESRREYEEKVKEYEREKYAHSVLQFQFSEMKETLKQSEELLNEIRQLRLKQEGFVREITDLQETVEWKDKKIGALERQKEYTDAIRIERDELREEVVKLKDILKKHGIVLGPDLSINGDVDVAEADESPSADPASQPAQDSQTTPAEGNGMLGNTEETELRSSREEEEVGPEQQQEMHEKAKENHMSSDLLCNAADVSTLKTSSEEQPQEEQQTCLPAEKNNTGENGLSEDLNAEISDSPTTEPSSFELKEIVTSPDVPEREMSEGVSLKETSSPNVVETDDKSVSVDTSEVQDSKQEAVEKSHLTNTELCPQQKVADVAPKENLTDESVPTASNIEAQPEPENAEEAENDEAEETPSKSQPQGTPASGKKKKKKKRGKKKGGAQDDKTKQKNETANEKKKDKEPAGSNGGSAAELTADGSVNQTFKESKVDQVKEEQEKQETEEVNAVEPIESSKCKEQTVSNECHEEETLETNTVEEAEMVEPTQAICEAQKEVTVAHVKDEQNQEQTLETKATDTVEAEEPTQSLSHAEILEETETDSKIDDQDTEQTLETNKIEETEEVSPAENPCQTETLSSVIVDDVTEEQNKEQTLDIETDSAVETEEPTESSSHLETIKESIETDSKEADQEEKPTLEVETLEEVESVACIENSETPSETIVGHVTEEQNDGETLETETVESVEALKSVETLEESRTDSEKDEQDHEETFETEKVPEMETATNPDTEANICTVELNSNSAESTDRLDKECTSSVDDPERVGISADGDVIHTDQTEEKAESADDRKSDSTSNNTKNSPETSSNTEGESHVPTNGDIAANDSESASESKDNIFILPPSAEDSPSGVKGSSDTETSEVINSGTDDPPIDVTSDGPEESADGEPRAETEQECPPAIVTSPHQDGDNLENKNLEEPKDLVNPDEKSNSCDGASSTESPEALSNETVVQDEELEISAAVMLDTPQAPQEATETGSSADQKLAVVEDPQHKNDQHEEESSLSAEQPHESNKDQSENNNQLENEGEEDDEDEGQSFDFDDMDIEAAEELSRCQNPEQEEIDEGVELTADETNNGLCQSNAESNENKSAEGSDGGNQADKDPDTVPQEDQNSVAHEEATSEKLENVCEEEINAHKEEAGEADQPGKASEEVSSAGAPGAVAENINQTVSSLVEAGIDVVKNAVQDEDADLPKSADQAGSNKGAAQSGKESKKSGKKGKGKGKEECKMS